From a single Apium graveolens cultivar Ventura chromosome 2, ASM990537v1, whole genome shotgun sequence genomic region:
- the LOC141688433 gene encoding uncharacterized protein LOC141688433 produces the protein MWRIKAPPKVLNLIWRALSGCLPTNVMLQQRHVPVLSICPVCEGENETICHALVLCPVAIQCWQKAFPEICTVSGVDFFSWFDQVLSRLNAARSAEAATLCWAVWNARNDKVWKQRKARINAVVSSATQYLKQWKEAQSRSSILLSQPFLVGDGVSLWVKPQEETIKVSVDAAVFSEFSAFGIGLVARDSSGSLVQAKAKLFQGASTPALAEVIDIKEALSWMKEEQWNKVVVESDCLVAVQAIRSQVPMRSPFGKVVEDCKKLFKESQTISLFFVRQSANEAAHYIARESYSFPDRVLVGSSVPIEFLSILQANLAHQ, from the coding sequence ATGTGGAGAATCAAGGCCCCCCCAAAAGTTCTGAACTTAATTTGGCGTGCTCTTTCGGGCTGTCTACCTACAAATGTTATGTTGCAGCAAAGACATGTTCCTGTTCTGAGTATATGTCCAGTTTGTGAAGGGGAGAACGAAACAATATGTCATGCACTGGTGCTTTGTCCTGTAGCAATACAGTGTTGGCAGAAGGCATTCCCTGAAATATGTACTGTAAGTGGTGTTGATTTTTTCAGTTGGTTTGATCAAGTATTGTCTCGTCTTAACGCAGCTAGGAGTGCAGAGGCTGCTACCTTATGTTGGGCAGTATGGAATGCTAGAAATGATAAGGTCTGGAAACAAAGAAAGGCTCGAATTAATGCTGTAGTGTCGTCAGCAACGCAATACCTTAAACAGTGGAAAGAAGCCCAGAGTAGGTCATCTATTTTGCTGTCTCAACCTTTCTTGGTGGGAGATGGTGTGAGTCTTTGGGTTAAGCCTCAGGAAGAAACAATTAAGGTATCAGTTGATGCAGCAGTATTTTCGGAATTTTCTGCGTTTGGTATAGGGTTGGTGGCCAGGGATTCGAGTGGTTCTTTAGTGCAGGCGAAGGCGAAGTTATTTCAAGGAGCCTCTACACCAGCACTAGCAGAGGTTATAGACATCAAGGAAGCATTAAGCTGGATGAAAGAAGAGCAATGGAATAAAGTGGTCGTCGAGTCTGATTGCCTGGTAGCAGTGCAGGCGATTAGAAGTCAGGTGCCGATGCGATCTCCGTTTGGCAAGGTTGTGGAGGATTGCAAGAAGCTCTTTAAGGAGTCACAAACAATATCTTTGTTTTTTGTTAGACAATCTGCTAATGAGGCTGCTCACTACATTGCGAGAGAGTCTTATTCTTTTCCAGATCGAGTTCTTGTTGGGAGTTCTGTTCCCATTGAGTTTTTATCTATTTTGCAAGCTAATTTAGCTCATCAATAG